From the Burkholderia mayonis genome, one window contains:
- a CDS encoding FUSC family protein, giving the protein MTSILQTRLPGFVRNALRLVLDPYRRYRHAKLIHAARVALSVLVSIALTTGLRVPHGEWATITVLIVIGGLQHHGNIRKKAAERALGTLIGAIAGLLLILLQTTVHLSPLTFLVMSVACGVCAYHAIGKAGYIALLSAITMVIVAGHGDNEIADGLWRAVNVLNGIVIALAFSFALPLYATYSWRYKLADALRGCAAVHARIAGERYVSDNEHLKDMAKLNTLLVQLRSLMPSVSKESSVSMPQLEAIQRDLRLCISSLEILSNLQPGADDEAGRRFVQVQMKASNRRIQEMLVGAGRALKFGTLSRLGPLAGSAAPFSENAPPAQLSGYVSLTAKLSHEIEQLRQRLHDTSTQWNI; this is encoded by the coding sequence ATGACGTCGATCTTACAAACCCGCCTGCCCGGCTTCGTCCGCAACGCGCTGCGCCTGGTGCTCGATCCTTACCGCCGCTACCGCCACGCGAAACTGATCCACGCGGCGCGCGTCGCGCTGAGCGTGCTGGTCTCGATCGCACTGACGACCGGGCTGCGCGTTCCGCACGGCGAATGGGCGACGATCACGGTGCTGATCGTGATCGGCGGCCTCCAGCACCACGGCAACATCCGCAAGAAGGCCGCCGAACGCGCGCTCGGCACGCTGATCGGCGCGATCGCCGGCCTGCTGCTGATCCTGCTTCAGACCACGGTGCATTTATCGCCGCTGACGTTTCTCGTCATGAGCGTCGCGTGCGGCGTCTGCGCATATCACGCAATCGGCAAGGCCGGCTACATCGCGCTGCTGTCCGCGATCACGATGGTGATCGTCGCCGGCCACGGCGACAACGAGATCGCCGACGGCCTCTGGCGCGCGGTGAACGTGCTGAACGGCATCGTGATCGCGCTGGCCTTCTCGTTCGCGCTGCCGCTATACGCAACCTACTCGTGGCGCTACAAGCTCGCCGACGCGCTGCGCGGCTGCGCGGCCGTCCATGCGCGAATCGCGGGCGAGCGCTACGTGAGCGACAACGAGCATCTGAAGGACATGGCGAAGCTCAATACGCTCCTCGTCCAGCTTCGCTCGCTGATGCCGTCGGTATCGAAGGAGAGTTCCGTGTCGATGCCGCAGCTCGAGGCGATCCAGCGCGATCTGCGGCTGTGCATCAGCTCGCTCGAGATTCTGTCGAACCTGCAGCCCGGCGCCGACGACGAAGCCGGCAGACGATTCGTCCAGGTCCAGATGAAGGCGAGCAACCGGCGGATTCAGGAGATGCTCGTCGGCGCCGGCCGCGCGCTCAAGTTCGGTACGCTGAGCCGGCTCGGGCCGCTGGCCGGGTCCGCCGCGCCATTCAGCGAAAACGCGCCGCCCGCGCAGTTGTCCGGGTACGTGTCGCTGACGGCGAAGCTGTCGCACGAAATCGAGCAGTTGCGGCAGCGCCTGCACGATACCTCGACGCAATGGAACATCTGA
- a CDS encoding GlxA family transcriptional regulator: protein MIVYILVFPDVNLLDLSGPLQVLSSANELARDTGAAEPYDIRVVARGRRSVPTPTGVSLSTQPLPPVDAPADTVIVAGGIGVDAAARDADTLAWLGAHARQARRVVSICSGAFLLAACGLLDGRRAVTHWQCCDELARRYPQVRVERAPIFVQDGPIWTSAGVTAGIDLCLRLVTNDCGHTLALAVARHLVVFLVRPGSQAQFSTSIELQSASGQFADLHAWIRRHLTADLSVPTLAARVNMSERSFVRHYRNTFGTTPAKAVERIRIETARNLLGETALPVKQIAQRCGFGSVATLRRSFARAFDTSLHAYRDRFRGA, encoded by the coding sequence ATGATCGTCTACATCCTCGTCTTTCCGGACGTGAATCTCCTGGACCTGTCGGGTCCGCTGCAGGTGCTGTCGAGCGCCAACGAACTCGCGCGCGACACCGGCGCGGCCGAGCCGTACGACATCCGCGTCGTCGCGCGCGGCCGGCGCAGCGTGCCGACGCCGACGGGCGTGTCGCTGTCGACGCAACCGCTTCCGCCCGTCGACGCGCCGGCGGACACGGTGATCGTCGCGGGCGGCATCGGCGTCGACGCGGCGGCGCGCGACGCCGACACGCTCGCATGGCTCGGCGCGCACGCACGGCAGGCGAGGCGCGTCGTATCGATCTGCAGCGGCGCGTTCCTGCTCGCCGCGTGCGGACTGCTCGACGGCCGCCGCGCGGTCACGCACTGGCAGTGCTGCGACGAACTCGCGCGGCGCTATCCGCAGGTGCGCGTCGAGCGCGCGCCGATCTTCGTGCAGGACGGGCCGATCTGGACGTCGGCGGGCGTCACGGCCGGCATCGACCTGTGCCTGCGCCTCGTGACGAACGACTGCGGCCATACGCTCGCGCTCGCGGTCGCGCGCCATCTCGTCGTGTTCCTCGTGCGGCCCGGCAGCCAGGCGCAGTTCAGCACGTCGATCGAGCTGCAGAGCGCGTCCGGGCAGTTCGCCGATCTCCATGCGTGGATCCGGCGCCATCTGACCGCGGACCTGTCGGTGCCGACGCTCGCGGCGCGCGTGAACATGAGCGAGCGCAGCTTCGTGCGCCACTATCGGAACACGTTCGGCACGACGCCTGCGAAAGCGGTCGAGCGCATCCGGATCGAGACCGCGCGGAACCTGCTCGGCGAAACCGCGCTGCCTGTCAAGCAGATCGCGCAACGCTGCGGGTTCGGCAGCGTCGCGACGCTGCGTCGCAGCTTCGCGCGTGCATTCGATACTTCGCTGCACGCCTATCGCGACCGGTTTCGCGGCGCGTAG
- a CDS encoding DJ-1/PfpI family protein, producing MSPTAQRPLKIGFLLAPGVAVMDLFGAHAVFGFAPQAELHMLWKTRDAISALPPFPIAATTTFADCPDDLDALVVGAVPADVIADEEVVAFVRRHASRARYVIGICGGVLLLGAAGLLDGRRATTNFHVLDALADLGAQPVGGGDVVIDGNLYTAGPATGGFEAALLVLAELRGVEQAKHVELTIEYHPRPPFNVGTPELAGPALANEVLAAHAWFFDPCKDAARAMYGRGR from the coding sequence GTGTCCCCGACTGCACAACGACCTCTGAAAATCGGCTTTCTCCTCGCGCCCGGCGTCGCCGTGATGGATCTCTTCGGCGCGCACGCCGTGTTCGGCTTCGCGCCGCAGGCCGAGCTGCACATGCTGTGGAAGACGCGCGATGCGATCTCCGCGCTGCCGCCGTTCCCGATCGCGGCGACGACGACCTTTGCCGACTGTCCTGACGATCTCGACGCGCTGGTCGTCGGCGCGGTGCCGGCCGACGTGATCGCCGACGAAGAAGTGGTGGCGTTCGTGCGCCGGCACGCGAGCCGCGCGCGCTACGTGATCGGCATCTGCGGCGGCGTGCTGCTGCTCGGCGCGGCGGGCCTGCTGGACGGCCGCCGGGCGACGACCAATTTCCACGTGCTCGATGCGCTCGCCGACCTCGGCGCACAGCCCGTCGGCGGCGGCGACGTGGTGATCGACGGCAATCTGTATACGGCCGGCCCGGCCACGGGCGGCTTCGAGGCGGCGCTGCTCGTGCTGGCCGAATTGCGCGGCGTCGAGCAGGCGAAGCACGTCGAGCTGACGATCGAATATCATCCGCGCCCGCCGTTCAACGTCGGCACGCCGGAGCTGGCCGGTCCGGCGCTGGCGAACGAGGTGCTGGCCGCCCATGCGTGGTTCTTCGATCCGTGCAAGGACGCCGCGCGGGCGATGTACGGGCGCGGGCGCTGA
- a CDS encoding 2-aminoethylphosphonate aminotransferase — MLLLNPGPVTLTERVRRSLLQPDLCHRESEFFDLQDEARARLVAAYALDPDEWSAVLMTGSGTAAVESMIAALVPENGKLLVIENGVYGERITQIATQYRIAHDVLKHDWMQAPDLARVAGKLDADRAITHVAVIHHETTTGRLNDLDALAAVCRARSVRMLVDGVSSFGAEAIDFAGGDIDAVAATANKCLHGVPGAAFVIVRRRALASAASRTYYLDLGRLAKLQDVRNTPFTPSVHAYYALVEALREFDEAGGWRARHARYAALAEQARAGLAARGMPLVLPDGESSVVLRAYRLPAGVAYEQLHDGLKARGFVIYAGQGGLSNELFRVSTMGAIEPADVERLLDGFSALTR, encoded by the coding sequence ATGCTGTTGCTGAACCCCGGTCCCGTGACGCTGACGGAGCGCGTGCGCCGCAGCCTCCTCCAGCCGGACCTGTGCCACCGCGAAAGCGAGTTCTTCGATCTGCAGGACGAGGCGCGCGCACGGCTCGTCGCCGCCTACGCGCTCGATCCGGACGAATGGAGCGCGGTGCTGATGACGGGCTCCGGCACGGCCGCCGTCGAGAGCATGATCGCCGCGCTCGTCCCCGAAAACGGCAAGCTGCTCGTGATCGAGAACGGCGTGTACGGCGAGCGGATCACGCAGATCGCGACGCAATACCGGATCGCGCACGACGTGCTGAAGCACGACTGGATGCAGGCGCCCGATCTCGCCCGCGTCGCCGGGAAGCTCGACGCCGATCGCGCGATCACGCACGTCGCCGTGATCCATCACGAGACGACGACAGGGCGCCTGAACGACCTCGACGCGCTCGCCGCCGTGTGCCGCGCGCGCAGCGTGCGGATGCTCGTCGACGGCGTGAGCAGCTTCGGCGCGGAAGCGATCGATTTCGCGGGCGGCGACATCGACGCCGTCGCCGCGACCGCGAACAAGTGCCTGCACGGCGTGCCGGGCGCGGCGTTCGTGATCGTGCGCCGCCGCGCGCTCGCGTCGGCCGCGAGCCGCACGTACTACCTCGATCTCGGGCGGCTCGCGAAGCTGCAGGACGTGCGCAACACGCCGTTCACGCCATCGGTGCACGCGTACTACGCGCTCGTCGAAGCGCTGCGCGAATTCGACGAAGCAGGCGGCTGGCGCGCGCGCCACGCGCGCTACGCGGCGCTCGCCGAGCAGGCGCGCGCCGGGCTCGCCGCGCGCGGGATGCCGCTCGTGCTGCCGGACGGCGAATCGTCGGTCGTGCTGCGCGCTTACCGGCTCCCCGCCGGCGTCGCGTACGAGCAGTTGCACGACGGTCTCAAGGCGCGCGGCTTCGTGATCTACGCGGGCCAGGGCGGGCTGTCGAACGAATTGTTCCGCGTGTCGACGATGGGCGCAATCGAGCCGGCGGACGTCGAACGCCTGCTCGACGGCTTCTCGGCGCTCACGCGCTGA
- the aepY gene encoding phosphonopyruvate decarboxylase gives MIEAAQFVEAARERGFDWYAGVPCSYLTPFINYVLQDPALHYVSAANEGDAVALVAGATLGGRRGIAMMQNSGLGNAVSPLTSLTWMFRLPQLLIVTWRGQPGVPDEPQHALMGPVTPAMLDTMEIPWETFPTDADAIGPALDRAIAHMDATGRPYALVMQKGSVAPYELKRAAMPERRAHVAARSTQCAAAHADWPTRRDALARIVERTPADSTVVLASTGFCGRELYALDDRPNQLYMVGSMGCVTPLALGLALARPDLSVVAVDGDGAALMRMGAFATLGAYGPSNLVHLLLDNGAHESTGGQATVSQYVSFARVAAACGYASAIEGDDLGMLDAALDAARVGEQAAQRGGAHFARLAIRTGVPDGLPRPTVTPVDVKTRLMRHIGAART, from the coding sequence ATGATCGAAGCCGCGCAGTTCGTCGAGGCGGCGCGCGAACGCGGCTTCGACTGGTACGCCGGCGTCCCGTGCTCGTATCTGACGCCGTTCATCAATTACGTGCTGCAGGACCCGGCGCTCCATTACGTGTCGGCGGCGAACGAAGGCGATGCGGTCGCGCTCGTCGCGGGCGCGACGCTCGGCGGCCGGCGCGGGATCGCGATGATGCAGAACTCGGGGCTCGGCAACGCGGTGAGCCCGCTCACGTCGCTCACGTGGATGTTCCGGCTGCCGCAGCTCCTGATCGTCACGTGGCGCGGCCAGCCGGGCGTGCCCGACGAGCCGCAGCACGCGCTGATGGGCCCGGTCACGCCGGCGATGCTCGATACGATGGAAATCCCGTGGGAAACGTTCCCGACCGACGCGGACGCGATCGGCCCGGCGCTCGACCGCGCGATCGCGCACATGGACGCGACGGGTCGCCCGTACGCGCTGGTGATGCAGAAGGGCAGCGTCGCGCCGTACGAGCTGAAGCGCGCGGCGATGCCCGAGCGCCGCGCGCACGTCGCCGCGCGTTCGACGCAGTGCGCCGCCGCGCACGCCGACTGGCCGACGCGTCGCGACGCGCTCGCGCGGATCGTCGAGCGCACGCCGGCCGATTCGACGGTCGTGCTCGCCTCGACAGGCTTCTGCGGCCGCGAACTGTACGCGCTCGACGATCGCCCGAACCAGCTTTACATGGTCGGCTCGATGGGCTGCGTGACGCCGCTCGCGCTCGGCCTCGCACTCGCGCGGCCGGATCTGTCGGTCGTCGCGGTCGACGGCGACGGCGCCGCACTGATGCGGATGGGCGCGTTCGCGACGCTCGGCGCGTACGGGCCGTCAAACCTCGTGCATCTGCTGCTCGACAACGGCGCGCACGAATCGACGGGCGGCCAGGCGACCGTGTCGCAATACGTGTCGTTCGCGAGGGTCGCGGCCGCGTGCGGCTATGCGTCGGCGATCGAAGGCGACGACCTCGGCATGCTCGATGCGGCGCTCGACGCCGCGCGCGTGGGCGAGCAGGCGGCGCAGCGAGGCGGCGCGCACTTCGCTCGGCTCGCGATCCGCACCGGCGTGCCCGACGGCCTGCCCCGCCCGACCGTGACGCCCGTCGACGTGAAAACGCGCCTGATGCGCCACATCGGCGCGGCGCGAACCTGA
- the aepX gene encoding phosphoenolpyruvate mutase, translated as MNAREPNFTESRSARLRRMLTSNELEFLMEAHNGLSARIVRETGFKGIWASGLAISAQFGVRDNNEASWTQVVDVLEFMADASDLPILLDGDTGYGNFNNVRRLVKKLEQRGIAGVCIEDKQFPKTNSFIDGERQPLAEVDEFCGKIKAGKDSQSDPDFSIVARVEALIAGWGMDEALRRANAYAEAGADAILIHSKLSRPDEILQFAREWSGRAPLVIVPTKYYSTPTDVFRQAGISTVIWANHLIRASASAMQAVAREIQDSETLVNVEERVASVNEIFRLQDADEYSAAERIYLSSSSRASNAALVLAASRGAGLEAVTEDKPKVMLPVAGKPLLRWLVDGFKKQGVNDITVVGGYRADAIDTSGVKLVVNERHAETGELASLACAAERLSGDTVISYGDLLFRSYILRDLAESEAEFSVVVDSSQTQPSNRSVRDFALCSAADDRGLFGQKALLRRVSSDAGEGEPHGRWIGLLNVRGAGVARLKAMLDALKARDDFDSLDLPALLNALVDAGEKIEVQYVHGHWRGVNDLDDFRRAGDFAHGQTPYAEQNTVNGGAR; from the coding sequence ATGAATGCACGCGAACCGAACTTCACCGAATCGCGCAGCGCGCGGCTGCGACGGATGCTGACGAGCAACGAGCTCGAATTCCTGATGGAGGCGCACAACGGCCTGTCCGCGCGGATCGTCCGCGAGACGGGCTTCAAGGGGATCTGGGCGTCGGGACTCGCGATCTCCGCGCAATTCGGCGTGCGCGACAACAACGAGGCGAGCTGGACGCAGGTCGTCGACGTGCTCGAATTCATGGCCGACGCGAGCGATCTGCCGATCCTGCTCGACGGCGACACCGGCTACGGCAACTTCAACAACGTCCGCCGTCTCGTGAAAAAGCTCGAGCAGCGCGGCATCGCCGGCGTGTGCATCGAGGACAAGCAGTTCCCGAAGACCAACAGCTTCATCGACGGCGAGCGCCAGCCGCTCGCCGAGGTCGACGAGTTCTGCGGCAAGATCAAGGCCGGCAAGGATTCGCAGAGCGATCCGGATTTCTCGATCGTCGCGCGCGTCGAGGCGCTGATCGCCGGCTGGGGGATGGACGAGGCGCTGCGCCGCGCGAACGCGTATGCCGAGGCGGGCGCGGACGCGATCCTGATCCACAGCAAGCTGTCGCGTCCCGACGAAATCCTGCAGTTCGCGCGCGAATGGAGCGGCCGCGCGCCGCTCGTCATCGTGCCGACCAAGTATTACAGCACGCCCACCGACGTGTTCCGCCAGGCCGGCATCAGCACCGTGATCTGGGCGAACCATCTGATCCGCGCGTCCGCGTCCGCGATGCAAGCGGTCGCCCGAGAAATTCAGGACAGCGAGACGCTCGTCAACGTCGAGGAGCGCGTCGCGAGCGTCAACGAGATCTTCCGCCTGCAGGATGCCGACGAATACTCAGCCGCCGAGCGGATCTACCTGTCGTCGAGCTCGCGCGCGTCGAACGCCGCGCTCGTGCTCGCGGCGAGCCGCGGCGCGGGGCTCGAGGCCGTCACCGAAGACAAGCCGAAGGTGATGCTGCCGGTCGCCGGCAAGCCGCTCTTGCGCTGGCTCGTCGACGGCTTCAAGAAGCAGGGCGTGAACGACATCACGGTCGTCGGCGGCTATCGCGCCGACGCGATCGACACGTCCGGCGTGAAGCTCGTCGTCAACGAGCGGCACGCGGAAACGGGCGAGCTCGCGTCGCTCGCCTGCGCGGCCGAGCGCCTCTCGGGCGACACCGTGATCTCGTACGGCGACCTGCTGTTTCGCAGCTACATCCTGCGCGATCTCGCCGAGAGCGAGGCCGAGTTCAGCGTCGTCGTCGATTCGTCGCAGACGCAGCCGTCGAACCGGAGCGTGCGCGACTTCGCGTTGTGCTCGGCCGCCGACGACCGCGGGCTGTTCGGCCAGAAGGCCCTGCTGCGCCGCGTGTCGAGCGATGCGGGCGAAGGCGAGCCGCACGGCCGCTGGATCGGTCTCCTCAACGTACGCGGCGCGGGCGTCGCGCGGCTCAAGGCGATGCTCGACGCGCTGAAGGCCCGTGACGATTTCGATTCGCTCGATCTGCCGGCGCTCCTGAACGCGCTCGTCGACGCGGGCGAGAAGATCGAGGTGCAATACGTGCACGGCCACTGGCGCGGCGTCAACGATCTCGACGACTTCCGCCGCGCGGGCGACTTCGCGCACGGCCAGACGCCGTACGCGGAACAGAACACGGTCAACGGAGGCGCGAGATGA
- a CDS encoding NTP transferase domain-containing protein yields the protein MRAIILAAGLGLRLQLPPEAQFPKCLLRFDDTSLLERHLRVLDAAGVDEIVLALGFQSEKVEAELARLNRQAEIALNPRHDLGSVLTVHTVADALTRGGDVLLMDADVLYDDSILHALVADPSRAVDRLLIDLDFETGDEPVKLCVKDGVPVELRKQVAAGLEYDTIGESVGFFRFSEGTARRLAEIVAGYVDGGRANMPHEEAVRDLLLEGGRTFDIADVTGAPWIEIDFPGDVARARDEVLPQIQRTIGAIR from the coding sequence ATGCGAGCCATCATTCTTGCGGCGGGCTTAGGCCTGCGCCTGCAACTGCCTCCCGAGGCGCAATTCCCGAAGTGCCTGCTGCGCTTCGACGATACGTCGCTCCTCGAGCGGCACCTGCGCGTGCTCGACGCGGCCGGCGTCGACGAAATCGTGCTCGCGCTCGGCTTCCAGTCCGAGAAGGTCGAAGCCGAGCTCGCGCGCCTGAACCGACAGGCCGAGATCGCGCTGAACCCGCGCCACGACCTCGGCAGCGTGCTGACCGTCCACACGGTCGCCGACGCGCTCACGCGCGGCGGCGACGTGCTGCTGATGGACGCCGATGTGCTCTACGACGACAGCATCCTCCACGCGCTCGTCGCGGATCCGTCGCGCGCGGTCGATCGCCTCCTGATCGACCTCGATTTCGAAACGGGCGACGAGCCCGTCAAGCTGTGCGTGAAGGACGGCGTGCCCGTCGAGTTGCGCAAGCAGGTCGCCGCGGGCCTCGAGTACGACACGATCGGCGAATCGGTCGGCTTCTTCCGCTTCAGCGAAGGCACCGCGCGGCGGCTCGCCGAGATCGTCGCGGGCTACGTCGACGGCGGCCGCGCGAACATGCCGCACGAAGAGGCAGTGCGCGACCTGCTGCTCGAAGGCGGCCGCACGTTCGACATCGCGGACGTGACGGGCGCGCCGTGGATCGAAATCGATTTTCCGGGGGACGTCGCGCGGGCGCGCGACGAAGTCTTGCCACAAATCCAACGCACGATAGGGGCCATCCGATGA
- a CDS encoding HpnL family protein → MTRTGMILLSLGTAAFVALLAWQGFGAVAATLFAAGWGLALVAAFHLVPLVIDAAAIAVMFRRGEPGSELGDALRARWVGESVNSLLPAGQIGGPVLMVRYLAQRGTRLADAAAAITVSTTMQALAQMVFALVGIAVFSAYATHEAAAHLRMPALVATAVLGGCAALFYFVQRRGLFGRSLRAASKLFGPRDWSSLATRADAIDDAVGRLYSERAKVRSTFALSFIGWVVGTAEVWLALHFLGHPVSWLDALLLESVGQAIRGAAFAIPGSLGAQEGGYLLLAPLVGLPPDAALALSLAKRARELALGLPGILYLHFSERNWQRRRAPQPIAD, encoded by the coding sequence ATGACGCGCACCGGCATGATCCTGCTGTCGCTCGGGACAGCGGCGTTCGTCGCCCTCCTCGCGTGGCAGGGCTTCGGCGCGGTCGCGGCGACGCTGTTCGCGGCCGGCTGGGGGCTCGCGCTCGTCGCGGCGTTCCATCTGGTGCCGCTCGTCATCGACGCGGCCGCGATCGCGGTGATGTTCCGCCGCGGCGAGCCGGGCAGCGAGCTCGGCGACGCGCTGCGCGCGCGCTGGGTCGGCGAATCGGTGAACAGCCTGCTGCCCGCCGGGCAGATCGGCGGGCCGGTGCTGATGGTCCGCTATCTCGCGCAGCGCGGCACGCGCCTCGCGGACGCGGCGGCCGCGATCACGGTCAGCACGACGATGCAGGCGCTCGCGCAGATGGTGTTCGCGCTCGTCGGCATAGCGGTGTTCAGCGCGTACGCGACGCACGAAGCCGCCGCGCATCTGCGCATGCCGGCGCTCGTCGCGACCGCGGTGCTGGGCGGCTGCGCCGCGCTCTTCTATTTCGTGCAGCGCCGCGGCCTGTTCGGACGCAGCCTGCGCGCCGCGTCGAAGCTGTTCGGCCCGCGCGACTGGTCGTCGCTCGCGACGCGCGCGGACGCGATCGACGACGCGGTCGGCAGGCTATACAGCGAACGTGCGAAGGTCCGCTCGACGTTCGCGCTGAGCTTCATCGGCTGGGTCGTCGGCACCGCCGAAGTGTGGCTCGCGCTGCACTTCCTCGGCCACCCGGTGAGCTGGCTCGACGCGCTGCTTCTCGAGAGCGTCGGGCAGGCGATCCGCGGCGCGGCGTTCGCGATCCCGGGCTCGCTCGGCGCGCAGGAAGGCGGCTATCTGCTGCTCGCGCCGCTCGTCGGGCTGCCGCCCGACGCGGCGCTCGCGCTGTCGCTCGCGAAGCGCGCGCGCGAGCTCGCGCTCGGCCTACCCGGCATCCTGTATCTGCATTTCAGTGAAAGAAACTGGCAGCGGCGGCGCGCGCCGCAGCCGATCGCCGACTGA
- a CDS encoding 2OG-Fe(II) oxygenase family protein, translating to MITDTEARAVHGTLDEAVAARIGALDAARLRGEFARQDAFLYLDDFLPKDLAGRLADCARALLPDINRNYLPGHKQGGSVSRHTIDAKAPLIAELYRSKALVGLLETLTGDKLLPSPDDDPHAYALYYYTKPGDHIGWHYDTSYYDGRRYTLLFGVIDDSSSRLDYELHTRNPDVPDAPGSVQIAHGGIVFFDGDKLRHRVTPLGENEIRVSLTFEYVTDPGMRPWKRFVSNMKDAIAYFGFRQVFKQTRQTAARRPSRP from the coding sequence ATGATCACGGACACCGAAGCTCGCGCGGTGCACGGCACGCTCGACGAAGCCGTCGCCGCGCGCATCGGCGCGCTCGACGCCGCACGCCTGCGCGGCGAGTTCGCGCGCCAGGACGCGTTTCTCTATCTGGACGACTTCCTGCCGAAGGATCTCGCCGGCCGGCTCGCCGACTGCGCCCGCGCGCTCCTGCCCGACATCAACCGCAACTATCTGCCGGGCCACAAGCAAGGCGGCAGCGTGAGCCGCCACACGATCGATGCGAAAGCGCCGCTCATCGCCGAGCTGTACCGCTCGAAGGCGCTCGTCGGCCTCCTCGAGACACTGACGGGCGACAAGCTGCTGCCGTCGCCGGACGACGATCCGCACGCGTACGCGCTCTATTACTACACGAAGCCGGGCGACCACATCGGCTGGCACTACGACACGTCGTACTACGACGGTCGCCGCTACACGCTGCTCTTCGGCGTGATCGACGATTCGTCGTCCCGTCTCGATTACGAGCTGCACACGCGCAACCCGGACGTGCCCGACGCGCCGGGCTCGGTGCAGATCGCGCACGGCGGCATCGTGTTCTTCGACGGCGACAAGCTGCGCCACCGTGTAACGCCGCTCGGCGAGAACGAGATCCGCGTATCGCTGACGTTCGAGTACGTGACCGACCCCGGCATGCGGCCGTGGAAGCGCTTCGTGTCGAACATGAAAGACGCGATCGCGTACTTCGGCTTCCGTCAGGTATTCAAGCAAACCAGGCAAACGGCCGCGCGCCGCCCGTCGCGCCCATGA
- a CDS encoding CDP-alcohol phosphatidyltransferase family protein has product MDQRKSTANRVASPPPRTWDARLARRLVTPLVGTPVTPNHLTTLRLLIGLAGAWCLAQPGFGWINAGAFLIVLSNFVDHTDGELARISGQSSKLGHFYDLASDALVTVALFVSMGVGVVAAGGQMAASPVLLGAVAGAAVALIFFLRMRIESFAGKAGTKQAFAGGFETEDVLYLLPVVTLLDGVEPFLLAAAIGAPLFAAWVVIDYWRIARRGNASRALNSTEIQPTK; this is encoded by the coding sequence ATGGACCAAAGAAAATCCACCGCCAACCGTGTTGCGAGCCCGCCGCCCCGCACCTGGGATGCACGGCTCGCACGCCGGCTCGTTACGCCGCTCGTCGGCACACCGGTCACGCCCAACCACCTGACCACGCTGCGTCTTTTGATCGGCCTCGCCGGCGCTTGGTGCCTCGCGCAACCCGGCTTCGGCTGGATCAACGCGGGGGCGTTCCTGATCGTGCTGTCCAATTTCGTCGATCACACCGACGGCGAACTCGCCCGAATCAGCGGCCAGTCGAGCAAGCTCGGCCACTTCTACGACCTCGCGAGCGACGCGCTCGTCACGGTCGCCCTCTTCGTCAGCATGGGCGTCGGCGTCGTCGCGGCGGGCGGCCAGATGGCCGCGTCGCCCGTGCTGCTCGGTGCCGTCGCGGGCGCGGCCGTCGCGCTGATCTTCTTCCTGCGGATGCGGATCGAGTCGTTCGCCGGCAAGGCAGGCACGAAGCAGGCGTTCGCCGGCGGCTTCGAGACCGAGGACGTCCTGTATCTGCTGCCCGTCGTCACGCTGCTCGACGGCGTCGAGCCGTTCCTCCTCGCGGCGGCGATCGGCGCGCCGCTCTTCGCGGCGTGGGTCGTGATCGACTACTGGCGCATCGCGCGCCGCGGCAACGCGTCCCGCGCGCTCAATTCAACCGAAATCCAACCAACCAAATGA